One genomic segment of Podarcis raffonei isolate rPodRaf1 chromosome 7, rPodRaf1.pri, whole genome shotgun sequence includes these proteins:
- the NRSN1 gene encoding neurensin-1: MSAYADICASKQAQQGTPEGGYQRYGVRSYLHQFYEDCTASIWEYDDDFQIQRSPSRWSSAFWKVGLISGTVFMLTGIIVLVVGFLVPPKIEALGVEDFVVVDTRAVQFNRALDICKLAGAILFCIGGTTMAACLLMSAFAKSYSKEERYLQQKFKERIADIRAHAHPVTKAPAPGESKIPVTLSKVQNVQPLSET, encoded by the exons ATGAGTGCTTATGCTGACATCTGTGCATCCAAGCAGGCGCAGCAGGGTACCCCGGAAGGAGGTTACCAGCGCTATGGAGTTCGCTCTTACCTGCATCAGTTTTATGAGGACTGCACAGCATCCATTTGGGAGTATGATGATGATTTTCAGATCCAGAGATCACCAAGCAGGTGGAGCTCTGCATTCTGGAAG GTCGGACTCATCTCAGGGACGGTGTTTATGCTGACAGGGATCATCGTTCTCGTCGTAGGTTTTCTTGTGCCACCCAAAATTGAAGCCCTGGGAGTAGAAGATTTTGTGGTGGTGGATACACGTGCAGTGCAGTTCAACAGAGCCCTTGACATATGCAAGTTGGCTGGAGCAATATTGTTCTGCATCGGAGGAACCACAATGGCGGCCTGCTTGCTGATGTCTGCGTTCGCTAAAAGCTACTCCAAAGAAGAAAGGTACCTGCAGCAGAAATTTAAAGAGAGAATTGCAGACATCAGAGCCCATGCACACCCCGTCACCAAAGCCCCAGCGCCTGGAGAATCCAAGATACCCGTCACGTTGTCCAAAGTTCAAAATGTCCAGCCGTTATCTGAAACCTGa